The following are from one region of the Mus caroli chromosome 13, CAROLI_EIJ_v1.1, whole genome shotgun sequence genome:
- the LOC110308413 gene encoding 60S ribosomal protein L30-like produces MVATKKMKKSLESVNSRLQFVMKSGKYVPGNKQTLQMIRQGKAKLAILTNSCPAVRKSEIEFYAMWTKTGVHHYSGNNIELGTGCGKHHSVRTRAIIDPGNSDIIRSTPEQTGEKKTRMFSFNKTLPELFFEKKKIKVTDGISYSSG; encoded by the coding sequence atggtggctacaaagaagatgaaaaagtCTCTGGAGTCGGTCAATTCTAGGCTCCAGTTTGTTATGAAAAGTGGAAAGTATGTGCCAGGGAACAAACAGACTCTGCAGATGATCAGACAAGGAAAAGCAAAGTTGGCTATCCTCACCAACAGCTGCCCAGCTGTGAGGAAATCTGAAATAGAGTTCTATGCCATGTGGACTAAAACTGGTGTCCATCACTACAGTGGCAATAATATTGAACTGGGCACAGGGTGTGGAAAACACCACAGCGTACGCACACGGGCTATCATTGACCCAGGTAATTCTGATATTATTAGAAGCACGCCAGAGCAGACTGGtgagaagaaaacaagaatgttttcctttaataaaACTTTGCCAgagttattttttgaaaaaaaaaaaattaaagttacagatggCATTTCATATAGTTCAGGTTAG